The following are from one region of the Methanobacterium veterum genome:
- a CDS encoding 30S ribosomal protein S17e, whose product MGNIRTSFVKRTAKELVETYEGKFTTDFDENKKLVEEFSTVSTKHLRNKIAGYVTRLVKQGPQ is encoded by the coding sequence ATGGGTAACATAAGAACATCATTCGTAAAAAGAACTGCAAAAGAATTAGTAGAAACATATGAGGGTAAATTTACCACAGATTTTGATGAAAATAAAAAATTAGTAGAAGAATTTTCTACTGTAAGTACAAAACATCTTAGAAATAAAATTGCAGGATATGTAACTAGACTAGTAAAACAAGGACCTCAATAG
- a CDS encoding MJ0307 family thioredoxin, giving the protein MAVKVEVFTSPSCPYCPMAIEVVDAVKKEMQDDIEVEKIDIMQNREKAIEYGLMAVPAVAINGTVKFVGAPEKDELEKAIKEELQS; this is encoded by the coding sequence ATGGCTGTTAAAGTAGAAGTATTTACATCTCCTTCATGCCCATACTGTCCTATGGCCATAGAAGTTGTTGACGCAGTAAAAAAAGAAATGCAAGACGATATAGAAGTTGAAAAAATTGATATAATGCAGAATCGTGAAAAAGCAATAGAATATGGCTTAATGGCAGTTCCAGCCGTTGCTATAAACGGTACTGTGAAATTTGTAGGAGCTCCTGAAAAAGATGAGCTAGAAAAAGCTATTAAAGAAGAATTACAATCATAA
- the cbiD gene encoding cobalt-precorrin-5B (C(1))-methyltransferase CbiD → MKNNENSPYGITTGSAAAAAAVAALLTINRNIISQIDIETPFGILKIDINCSRKINSNSGRACVVKMPYNDPDVTTNLKICADVKITENNEIKIKGGEGVGKVTKPGLQIPVGEHAINPVPRQMIKTNLQKVLPKGKGAEVTVFVPKGEEIAKKTMNSRLGITDGISILGTTGIARPMSSKAYKESLACQIDVAVAEGYEDLIFVPGNIGERLAVKILDAPKDKIVQMSNFVGYMLDKAEEKGISKIILFGHAGKLIKIAAGIFNTKNSVADGRREIIAAYCGLLGADKKLIGSIFKSKTTEDMITILDKENMTFSVFELIGKSIKEKCQEKYNIDFDIIIVTMNGRILNKQ, encoded by the coding sequence ATGAAAAACAATGAAAATTCCCCTTACGGGATTACAACAGGGAGCGCTGCAGCAGCAGCAGCAGTTGCAGCACTTTTAACTATAAATAGAAATATTATATCACAGATAGATATTGAAACTCCTTTTGGAATACTTAAAATTGACATAAATTGTTCAAGGAAAATTAATTCTAATTCTGGAAGGGCATGTGTAGTTAAAATGCCCTATAATGACCCCGATGTCACCACAAACCTTAAAATATGTGCTGACGTGAAAATAACTGAAAACAATGAAATAAAAATTAAAGGCGGGGAAGGTGTTGGTAAAGTAACCAAACCAGGTTTACAGATCCCAGTTGGAGAACATGCTATAAATCCTGTTCCAAGACAGATGATAAAAACTAATCTCCAAAAGGTGCTCCCTAAAGGAAAGGGAGCAGAAGTTACAGTATTTGTCCCAAAAGGAGAAGAAATTGCAAAAAAAACCATGAATTCTCGTCTCGGTATAACCGACGGTATTTCAATTCTTGGAACTACTGGTATCGCAAGGCCTATGTCTTCTAAAGCTTATAAAGAATCTTTAGCCTGCCAGATTGATGTTGCAGTGGCTGAAGGATATGAAGATCTTATCTTCGTGCCAGGTAACATTGGAGAACGCCTTGCAGTTAAAATTTTAGATGCCCCTAAAGACAAAATAGTCCAGATGAGCAATTTTGTAGGTTACATGTTAGACAAAGCTGAAGAAAAAGGCATCAGCAAAATTATATTATTTGGACACGCAGGTAAACTCATTAAAATCGCTGCAGGTATTTTTAACACTAAAAATAGTGTTGCAGATGGAAGAAGAGAAATAATAGCAGCATACTGCGGACTTTTAGGTGCAGACAAAAAGTTAATAGGATCTATTTTTAAATCTAAGACTACAGAAGACATGATAACTATTCTTGATAAAGAAAACATGACCTTCTCTGTTTTTGAACTCATAGGTAAATCTATAAAAGAGAAATGTCAGGAAAAATATAACATAGATTTTGACATAATTATCGTTACAATGAACGGCAGAATTTTAAATAAACAGTAA
- a CDS encoding chorismate mutase: protein MDRAEALKVLQESRVAIDKIDEELIYLIEKRTSLAKDIVSAKMALGMDIEDKKREDFIQDKIKKISKQKEIDGDFINKIMKILMELSKKEQEKILRRNTNG from the coding sequence GTGGATAGAGCAGAAGCTTTAAAAGTTCTTCAAGAATCTAGAGTCGCAATCGATAAAATAGATGAAGAACTAATATATTTAATAGAAAAAAGAACATCTCTTGCCAAGGATATTGTCAGTGCAAAAATGGCTCTTGGTATGGATATAGAAGATAAGAAAAGAGAAGATTTTATTCAAGATAAAATTAAAAAGATCTCCAAACAGAAAGAAATAGATGGAGACTTCATCAATAAAATAATGAAAATTTTGATGGAATTAAGCAAAAAAGAACAAGAAAAAATACTTAGGAGGAATACTAATGGGTAA
- a CDS encoding shikimate kinase, whose translation MKTIVKSPGSATVINAIATGCGSAFGIRRYVTAEVELKSSNIICKSDKDVDTSLMELCVKSVLHKFDIDTGVRVKTYSDLPVASGLSSSSATSNAVTWATVSALSKEYGSDYHMSDIDVLNLAIDASLEAGVTITGAFDDASASFFGGLTVTDNMNRKILKKQDMEEQNILIYMPDKKSLTAQSDILKMKLLSPYVKLAFDQALKGDIYKALTLNGLLYCAALEFNPNIALDALSAGAIAAGLSGTGPSFVAVTDDDALDNVLDSWSSYEGNIIHTEVDNEGTKEILS comes from the coding sequence TTGAAAACAATTGTTAAATCGCCAGGTTCTGCAACAGTTATAAATGCTATAGCCACTGGTTGTGGTTCTGCATTTGGTATTAGACGTTATGTAACTGCAGAAGTGGAATTAAAATCATCAAATATAATATGTAAGTCAGATAAAGATGTAGACACAAGTTTAATGGAGCTATGTGTTAAAAGCGTTCTCCATAAATTTGATATTGATACTGGAGTTAGAGTTAAAACATATTCTGATCTTCCAGTTGCATCTGGACTTTCAAGCAGCAGTGCAACTTCAAATGCAGTTACTTGGGCCACTGTTTCAGCTTTATCAAAGGAATATGGTTCTGATTATCATATGTCGGATATAGACGTATTAAATTTAGCTATAGATGCCTCGTTAGAGGCGGGTGTTACTATTACAGGTGCATTTGACGATGCAAGTGCTTCCTTTTTTGGAGGATTAACTGTAACCGACAACATGAATCGAAAAATTTTGAAAAAGCAAGACATGGAAGAGCAAAATATATTAATATATATGCCAGATAAAAAATCACTTACTGCACAATCTGATATTTTGAAGATGAAACTTCTCTCACCTTATGTCAAGCTTGCATTTGACCAGGCTTTAAAAGGTGATATATATAAAGCTCTAACTTTAAATGGACTTTTATATTGTGCAGCTCTTGAATTTAATCCTAATATTGCCCTTGATGCATTAAGTGCAGGTGCAATTGCGGCCGGATTATCCGGTACGGGGCCTTCGTTTGTAGCTGTAACTGATGATGACGCTTTAGATAATGTTTTAGACTCATGGAGCTCTTATGAAGGCAACATTATACATACTGAAGTTGATAATGAAGGCACGAAGGAAATTCTGAGTTAA
- a CDS encoding aspartate kinase, producing the protein MGIIVAKFGGTSVGNGERIKKAAQSVVNEYMKGKKMVVVVSAINKTTDEFLKIVDTAMGKSITDKQLAEVVSMGEMTSVRIFSSTIESLGVKSEYVDPYADAWPVITDNNFLSAKINFEVTEEKSSKIKEMVDEGIIPVVCGYLGKNESGNITTLGRGGSDITAFLLGHCLKAEEVIIVTDVDGVMSTDPNKLLSAKKLDKISVEEMRDLATHGAQVLHPHALKYKDPKIDAKIIGYEKGDLSTPGTEIMGPSNNELIKCATINSEPISVIAVVGEEILTKSGILSKITDTLAKHKINIYGISTGQNSITVFVNKSDSDRAHEVLHEVVVTTDDLSSLSLGREIAMITVASQDFIDTPGVIAEITEPLQKSKINIVEISSSQTSVVLFVDWDDGNKAYELVKGVLK; encoded by the coding sequence ATGGGAATTATAGTGGCCAAGTTCGGAGGAACATCCGTTGGTAATGGTGAACGGATTAAAAAAGCAGCGCAATCAGTTGTAAATGAATACATGAAGGGTAAAAAGATGGTAGTTGTGGTATCTGCAATAAATAAAACGACAGATGAGTTTTTAAAAATTGTAGATACTGCTATGGGAAAATCTATAACAGACAAACAGCTTGCTGAAGTTGTTTCAATGGGAGAAATGACCAGTGTTAGAATATTTTCATCAACTATCGAATCTTTAGGTGTTAAATCCGAATATGTAGATCCATATGCAGATGCTTGGCCCGTAATTACTGATAACAATTTTTTAAGTGCAAAAATTAACTTTGAAGTAACAGAAGAAAAATCAAGCAAGATTAAAGAGATGGTAGATGAGGGAATAATTCCTGTAGTCTGCGGATACCTTGGAAAAAATGAATCAGGGAATATCACAACTTTAGGGCGAGGAGGAAGTGACATAACAGCATTCTTACTGGGGCACTGCCTCAAAGCTGAGGAAGTTATTATTGTAACTGATGTTGATGGAGTAATGTCTACAGATCCAAACAAACTTCTCTCTGCTAAAAAGCTTGATAAAATTTCTGTTGAAGAAATGAGGGACCTTGCTACTCATGGAGCACAGGTATTACATCCTCATGCTTTGAAATACAAAGATCCAAAAATAGATGCTAAAATAATTGGATATGAGAAAGGAGATTTATCTACTCCCGGGACTGAAATAATGGGTCCATCTAATAATGAATTAATTAAATGTGCGACCATAAACAGCGAACCTATATCTGTTATCGCTGTTGTTGGGGAAGAGATTTTAACAAAATCTGGAATTTTGTCAAAAATCACAGATACTCTTGCAAAACATAAAATTAACATCTATGGAATTTCTACAGGTCAAAATTCCATAACTGTATTCGTTAATAAATCTGATTCAGACCGTGCTCATGAAGTTCTCCATGAGGTTGTTGTAACAACTGATGATTTAAGTTCTCTTTCTCTGGGAAGAGAAATTGCAATGATAACTGTTGCAAGTCAGGATTTTATAGACACTCCTGGAGTAATAGCAGAAATAACTGAACCTTTACAAAAAAGTAAAATAAATATTGTTGAGATTTCTTCAAGTCAGACTTCTGTTGTTCTTTTTGTGGATTGGGATGATGGTAATAAGGCTTATGAACTTGTAAAAGGTGTCTTAAAATGA